Proteins found in one Microbaculum marinisediminis genomic segment:
- the purF gene encoding amidophosphoribosyltransferase, translated as MTHPDEGQNTCPGDVANDVEGDFLREKCGVFGVFGHPDAAAFTALGLHALQHRGQEAAGIVTFDGRHFHSERRMGLVGDHFSKASVIDRLAGEAAIGHCRYATTGDTIMRNVQPLYADLAGGGIAVCHNGNLTNALSLRRQLIRDGAICQSTSDTEVMLHLIARSTKPRLVDKFIDALRQIEGAYSLVALTNKKLIGARDPLGIRPLVLGDLDGTPILASETCALDIIGARYVRDVENGEVVVISKDGIESHKPFPPQKVRPCIFEYIYFARPDSVVGGKSVYEVRKRMGQELASDRPVPADVVVPVPDSGVPAAIGYSQASGIPFELGIIRNHYVGRTFIEPTQQIRALGVRLKHSANRSQIAGKRVVLIDDSLVRGTTSARIVQMIREAGAKEVHMRIASPPITHPDYYGIDTPEKENLLASQMSLEEMCKFIGADTLDFLSVDGIYRAMGHNHRDADEPQYTDHCFTGDYPTTLTDKSASERDEHLSLLAETG; from the coding sequence ATGACACACCCCGACGAGGGTCAAAATACCTGCCCAGGTGACGTGGCTAATGACGTCGAGGGCGATTTTCTGCGTGAGAAATGCGGCGTCTTCGGCGTCTTCGGCCATCCCGACGCCGCCGCTTTCACCGCGCTCGGCCTGCACGCCCTGCAGCATCGCGGACAGGAAGCGGCCGGAATCGTCACCTTCGACGGCCGGCACTTTCATTCCGAGCGGCGGATGGGACTGGTCGGCGACCACTTCTCCAAGGCCTCGGTGATCGATCGGCTTGCCGGCGAGGCCGCCATCGGGCACTGCCGCTACGCCACCACCGGCGACACGATCATGCGCAACGTCCAGCCGCTCTATGCCGACCTGGCCGGCGGCGGCATCGCGGTCTGCCATAACGGCAACCTGACCAATGCGCTGTCTTTGCGCCGCCAGCTCATCCGCGACGGCGCGATCTGTCAGTCGACGTCGGACACCGAGGTGATGCTTCACCTCATAGCACGCAGCACGAAACCGCGCCTCGTCGACAAGTTCATCGACGCCCTGCGCCAGATCGAAGGCGCCTATTCGCTGGTGGCGCTGACCAACAAGAAGCTGATCGGCGCGCGGGACCCGCTTGGAATCCGCCCGCTGGTGCTCGGCGACCTCGACGGTACGCCGATCCTCGCGTCGGAAACCTGCGCGCTCGACATCATCGGCGCGCGCTACGTCCGCGACGTCGAGAACGGCGAGGTCGTCGTGATCTCGAAGGACGGCATCGAATCGCACAAGCCGTTTCCGCCGCAGAAGGTGCGTCCCTGCATCTTCGAATACATCTATTTCGCGCGGCCCGACTCGGTCGTCGGCGGCAAGAGCGTCTATGAGGTGCGCAAGCGCATGGGCCAGGAGCTGGCCAGCGACCGGCCCGTGCCCGCCGATGTCGTCGTGCCGGTGCCCGATTCCGGCGTGCCGGCGGCGATCGGCTATTCGCAAGCGTCCGGCATCCCCTTCGAGCTCGGAATCATCCGGAACCATTATGTCGGCCGCACCTTCATCGAGCCGACCCAGCAGATCCGCGCGCTCGGCGTGCGCCTGAAGCACAGCGCCAACCGCAGCCAGATCGCCGGCAAGCGCGTCGTCCTCATCGACGACAGCCTGGTGCGCGGCACGACCTCGGCGCGTATCGTGCAGATGATCCGCGAGGCGGGCGCGAAGGAAGTGCATATGCGCATCGCCAGCCCGCCGATCACCCATCCCGACTATTACGGCATCGACACGCCGGAAAAGGAAAACCTGCTCGCCTCTCAGATGAGCCTGGAGGAGATGTGCAAGTTCATCGGCGCGGACACGCTGGACTTCCTGTCGGTCGATGGCATCTATCGCGCCATGGGGCATAACCATCGCGACGCCGACGAGCCGCAGTACACCGACCACTGCTTCACCGGCGACTATCCGACGACGCTGACCGACAAGAGCGCCTCCGAACGCGACGAGCACCTTTCGCTTCTGGCCGAAACCGGATAG
- a CDS encoding CvpA family protein: protein MVITGLDFIVVAIMLISALLAMVRGLTREVLSIASWVVAAGATLYFFPRFQADVRAMVEPNWLADISLAVGIFVITLIVVSFITMRISDFILDSRIGALDRTLGFIFGLFRGLLLVVIAYMFLVWLVPVENQPNWIRDARSAPILKQTGDAIIALLPEDPEKAILEKLRNRGGPGEEAPAPEGDDAAGNGDQTDQSYQPTERQGLNQLLDSTRGANQ, encoded by the coding sequence ATGGTGATTACGGGGCTCGATTTCATAGTCGTAGCGATCATGCTGATCTCGGCGCTGCTCGCCATGGTGCGCGGGCTGACGCGGGAGGTGCTGTCGATCGCCTCATGGGTCGTCGCCGCCGGCGCGACGCTCTACTTCTTTCCGCGCTTCCAGGCGGACGTACGGGCGATGGTGGAGCCGAACTGGCTGGCCGACATCTCGCTCGCCGTCGGCATCTTCGTGATCACGCTCATCGTCGTGTCATTCATCACGATGCGCATCTCCGACTTCATCCTGGACAGCCGGATCGGCGCGCTCGACCGCACGCTCGGATTCATTTTCGGCCTTTTCAGGGGTCTACTTCTCGTCGTGATCGCCTATATGTTCCTCGTCTGGCTCGTGCCGGTCGAGAACCAGCCAAACTGGATCCGCGACGCCCGTTCGGCGCCGATCCTGAAACAGACCGGCGATGCGATCATCGCGCTTCTGCCCGAGGACCCGGAAAAGGCGATCCTCGAGAAGCTGCGCAATCGCGGCGGTCCAGGCGAGGAAGCGCCCGCCCCCGAAGGGGACGACGCAGCAGGAAACGGCGACCAGACGGATCAGAGTTACCAGCCCACCGAAAGGCAGGGCCTCAACCAGTTGCTCGACAGTACGCGCGGCGCCAACCAGTAA
- the radA gene encoding DNA repair protein RadA, protein MARRTTQYVCQTCGAVSSKWAGRCESCGTWNSLIEDSDGGPLASPGLKPGKGRVIDLQPLAGTTEDAPRTPSGMEELDRVTGGGFVRGSAILIGGDPGIGKSTLLIQTAAAVAESGRRVVYVSGEEAIGQIRLRAERLALGEAAVALAAETRIEDILATVSTGTPPDVLIIDSIQTMWTETVDSTPGTVTQIRATSQALIRFAKRSGTTVILVGHVTKDGQIAGPRVVEHMVDAVLYFEGDGAHRFRILRSVKNRFGPTDEIGVFEMSGKGLIEVPNPSALFLGDRDAASPGAAVFAGMEGTRPLLVEMQALVAPSPLGTPRRAVVGWDSSRLSMVLAVLDAHCGLKLGGHDIYLNVAGGLRIIEPAADLAAAAALVSSLAQAPLPADAVFFGEISLSGAVRSVAHASARLREAQKLGFSKALAPAGNIAEAGDAPPIPIDPIESLAGLVARIAAEAPKRDQD, encoded by the coding sequence GTGGCCCGGCGAACCACCCAGTATGTCTGCCAGACCTGCGGCGCGGTCAGCTCCAAGTGGGCCGGCCGCTGCGAATCCTGCGGCACCTGGAACTCGCTTATCGAGGATTCCGACGGCGGGCCGCTCGCGTCGCCCGGCCTGAAGCCCGGCAAGGGCCGGGTCATCGACCTGCAGCCGCTCGCCGGCACCACCGAGGATGCGCCGCGTACGCCCAGCGGCATGGAGGAACTGGACCGGGTCACCGGCGGGGGCTTCGTGCGCGGATCGGCGATCCTGATCGGCGGCGATCCCGGCATCGGCAAGTCGACCCTGCTGATCCAGACGGCGGCGGCCGTCGCCGAAAGCGGACGACGTGTGGTCTACGTCTCGGGCGAAGAGGCGATCGGCCAGATCCGCCTTCGCGCCGAACGGCTGGCGCTTGGCGAGGCCGCCGTCGCGCTCGCCGCGGAGACCAGGATCGAGGATATCCTGGCAACCGTCTCGACCGGTACGCCCCCGGACGTGCTGATCATCGATTCGATCCAGACCATGTGGACGGAAACGGTCGATTCGACGCCGGGGACCGTCACCCAGATCCGCGCAACCTCACAGGCACTGATCCGGTTCGCCAAACGGAGCGGCACCACGGTCATCCTCGTCGGGCACGTCACCAAGGACGGCCAGATCGCCGGGCCGCGCGTGGTCGAACACATGGTCGACGCGGTGCTCTACTTCGAGGGCGACGGGGCACACCGCTTCCGCATCCTGCGTTCGGTCAAGAACCGATTCGGGCCAACGGACGAGATCGGCGTCTTCGAGATGTCCGGCAAGGGCCTGATCGAGGTCCCCAACCCGTCGGCCCTGTTCCTCGGCGACCGGGATGCGGCAAGCCCCGGAGCCGCCGTCTTCGCCGGCATGGAGGGCACGCGGCCGCTCCTCGTCGAGATGCAGGCGCTCGTCGCGCCCTCCCCGCTCGGCACGCCGCGGCGCGCCGTCGTCGGCTGGGATTCGAGCCGTCTTTCGATGGTGCTGGCCGTGCTCGACGCCCATTGCGGCCTGAAGCTCGGCGGGCACGACATCTATCTCAATGTCGCCGGCGGCCTGCGAATCATCGAGCCGGCCGCCGATCTCGCCGCCGCGGCGGCGCTGGTTTCTTCCCTGGCACAGGCGCCGCTGCCCGCCGATGCGGTGTTTTTCGGCGAGATCAGCCTGTCGGGCGCGGTGCGCTCCGTCGCGCATGCCTCGGCGCGGCTGCGCGAGGCCCAAAAGCTGGGGTTTTCCAAGGCATTGGCTCCTGCCGGCAATATCGCCGAGGCCGGTGACGCGCCGCCGATCCCGATCGATCCGATCGAGTCTCTCGCCGGCCTGGTGGCGCGGATCGCTGCCGAAGCGCCCAAACGCGACCAGGATTGA
- the alr gene encoding alanine racemase — translation MTGRKHDFPDDLQDFEVAGRLTIDLSALKANWKALARRAEPAEAAAVVKADAYGLGIERVVPALAEAGCKTFFVAILSEARRVRMAAPDATIYVLEGLAYGAASVFRDYAVRPVLGSLEEIDHWAGHCRQWGQSLPAAVHVDTGMTRLGLTLAEADALAEDPSHFDHFRLALVMSHLACADTPDHPLNREQLRRFTDLRKRLPDAPASLANSAGTIIGGDFLFDLVRPGVAIYGGRAVGGIPNPMRPVITVEARVIRIREATAGTPVGYSGAERLMRDSRLAILSAGYADGYLRAGGSADGRPGAEVTINGQAAPVVGRVSMDMIAVDITDFDENAVKTGDYVELLGNRFTVDDLADKAGTIGYEILTNLGRRFRHIVKDG, via the coding sequence ATGACAGGCCGAAAGCACGATTTTCCCGACGACCTTCAGGATTTCGAAGTCGCCGGTCGCCTCACCATTGATCTTTCGGCTCTGAAGGCGAACTGGAAGGCCCTGGCCCGGCGCGCCGAGCCCGCCGAAGCGGCCGCCGTCGTCAAGGCGGACGCCTACGGGCTGGGCATCGAACGCGTCGTCCCCGCGCTGGCCGAAGCCGGCTGCAAGACCTTCTTCGTGGCGATCCTGTCGGAAGCGCGTCGGGTGCGCATGGCCGCCCCGGATGCGACGATCTACGTGCTGGAGGGCCTGGCCTACGGCGCCGCGTCCGTCTTCCGCGACTATGCCGTTCGCCCGGTTCTGGGCAGCCTCGAGGAAATCGACCATTGGGCCGGCCATTGCCGGCAATGGGGCCAGTCCCTGCCCGCGGCCGTCCACGTCGATACCGGCATGACCCGGCTCGGCCTGACGCTGGCCGAAGCCGACGCGCTGGCCGAGGATCCCTCGCATTTCGATCATTTCCGGCTCGCCCTGGTGATGAGCCATCTCGCCTGCGCCGATACGCCGGACCATCCGCTGAACCGCGAGCAGCTGAGGCGGTTCACCGACCTGCGCAAGCGCCTGCCCGACGCGCCGGCGTCCCTCGCCAATTCTGCGGGAACAATCATCGGCGGAGACTTCCTTTTCGATCTGGTGCGCCCGGGCGTGGCGATCTACGGCGGTCGCGCCGTCGGCGGCATTCCCAATCCCATGCGCCCGGTCATCACCGTCGAGGCGCGCGTCATCCGCATTCGCGAGGCCACTGCCGGCACGCCGGTCGGCTACAGCGGGGCCGAACGGCTGATGCGCGACAGCCGGCTCGCGATCCTGTCGGCCGGCTACGCAGACGGCTACCTGCGCGCCGGCGGCTCCGCCGACGGGCGGCCCGGCGCCGAGGTCACCATCAATGGCCAGGCCGCGCCGGTGGTCGGCCGCGTCTCCATGGACATGATCGCCGTGGACATCACCGATTTCGACGAAAACGCCGTCAAAACAGGCGATTACGTCGAACTTCTTGGAAATCGATTCACCGTCGACGATCTCGCCGACAAGGCCGGCACAATCGGCTACGAGATCCTGACGAACCTGGGCCGCCGCTTCCGGCATATCGTCAAGGACGGCTGA
- a CDS encoding replicative DNA helicase — MTIQALPRPLDERQDSEYRAAPHNIEAEQALLGAILVNNEAFYRVSDFLAPEHFFESVHQRIFDVISQLIRGNKTATPVTLKTFLERDEPIGEIPVTQYLARLAAAATTVINAEDYGRTIYELATRRRLISIGEDMVNLAYDAPVDMPPAQQIAQTEQRLFELAETGKYGSGFLRFAEALKDAIDMASKAYQRDGHLSGISSGLRDLDETLGGLQPSDLVILAGRPAMGKTALATNIAFHIAARYKAQTLPDGRVEALDGGIVGFFSLEMSPEQLATRIISEQAAVASETIRRGKTTREEFDRLVDVATQLQSIPFYIDATGGLSIAQLAARARRLKRQKGLDMLVIDYLQLLQGSSRRSQDSRVQEITEITTGLKALAKELNVPILALSQLSRQVEAREDKRPQLADLRESGSIEQDADVVMFVYREEYYLKGKKPREGTPEFETWQDEMALAHGLAEVIIAKQRHGPTGTVNLSFQAEFTRFENLASDARLPERIE; from the coding sequence ATGACGATCCAGGCCCTCCCCCGGCCGCTCGACGAGCGGCAAGACAGTGAATACCGCGCGGCCCCGCACAACATCGAGGCTGAACAGGCGCTTTTGGGCGCGATCCTCGTCAACAACGAGGCGTTCTACCGGGTCTCGGATTTCCTGGCGCCCGAGCACTTCTTCGAGTCGGTGCACCAGCGCATCTTCGATGTCATCAGCCAGCTGATTCGCGGCAACAAGACGGCCACGCCGGTCACGCTGAAGACCTTCCTGGAACGCGACGAGCCGATTGGCGAGATTCCGGTCACCCAGTATCTCGCCCGCCTCGCCGCCGCCGCGACCACGGTCATCAACGCCGAAGACTACGGGCGCACGATCTACGAGCTCGCCACCCGCCGGCGGCTGATTTCGATCGGCGAGGACATGGTCAACCTGGCCTACGACGCCCCGGTCGACATGCCGCCGGCCCAGCAGATCGCGCAGACCGAGCAGCGGCTGTTCGAACTCGCCGAGACGGGCAAGTACGGGTCCGGCTTCCTGCGGTTCGCCGAGGCGCTCAAGGATGCCATCGATATGGCCAGCAAGGCCTATCAGCGCGACGGGCACTTGTCCGGCATCTCGTCGGGCCTGCGCGACCTCGACGAAACGCTCGGCGGTCTGCAGCCCTCCGACCTGGTCATTCTGGCCGGCCGCCCCGCCATGGGTAAGACCGCGCTTGCGACCAACATCGCCTTCCATATCGCCGCCCGCTACAAGGCCCAGACGCTGCCCGACGGGCGGGTCGAGGCCCTCGACGGCGGCATCGTCGGCTTCTTCTCGCTGGAAATGTCGCCCGAGCAGCTCGCCACCCGTATCATATCCGAGCAGGCGGCTGTCGCCTCCGAGACGATCCGGCGCGGCAAGACGACCCGGGAGGAATTCGACCGGCTGGTGGATGTCGCCACGCAGCTTCAGTCGATCCCGTTCTACATCGACGCCACCGGCGGCCTGTCGATCGCCCAGCTCGCCGCCCGCGCCCGCCGGCTCAAGCGGCAGAAGGGGCTCGACATGCTGGTGATCGACTACCTGCAGCTGCTGCAGGGCTCGAGCCGGCGGTCACAGGACAGCCGCGTGCAGGAGATCACCGAAATCACCACGGGCCTCAAGGCGTTAGCCAAGGAACTGAACGTGCCGATTCTGGCACTGTCGCAGCTTTCGCGTCAGGTCGAAGCGCGGGAGGACAAGCGCCCGCAACTCGCCGACCTTCGTGAATCCGGCTCGATCGAGCAGGACGCCGACGTGGTGATGTTCGTCTATCGCGAAGAATACTACCTCAAGGGCAAGAAGCCGCGCGAAGGCACGCCGGAATTCGAGACGTGGCAGGACGAGATGGCGCTGGCGCACGGGCTCGCCGAGGTTATCATCGCCAAGCAGCGCCATGGTCCGACCGGCACGGTGAACCTGTCCTTCCAGGCCGAATTCACCCGCTTCGAGAACCTGGCCTCCGATGCAAGGTTGCCGGAACGGATCGAATGA
- a CDS encoding SAM-dependent methyltransferase, with protein MNGLLHYALSKVAREGDLHVTDHRGVTRVYGDGTGEPVHVRFTTAAVERAVVSNPELKLGEAYMDGTFVVEKGSIYDFLDIVLRRDDPTHLPWWIIAERVYRYLTRRVRQFNPIGKAKDNVAHHYDLDGRMYDLFLDSDRQYSCAYFETPTATLEQAQLAKKRHLAAKLQIEKGQRVLDIGSGWGGLGLYIAETNPVSVVGVTLSEEQHALSRSRAEKKELDDRVDFRLQDYRTLEGKFDRIVSVGMFEHVGVGHYPEFFAKVRDLLTDDGVMVLHSIGRFGPPGETNSWIQKYIFPGGYIPSLSEVLPVIEKTGLFVTDIEILRLHYAETLREWRRRFLANCEQAAGLYDERFCRMWEFYLAGSEVSFRNQGMMNFQIQLSKTLETVPLTRGYIGDAEEALRKRDSALIPRKEAAE; from the coding sequence TCACTACGCTCTGTCGAAGGTCGCCAGGGAAGGCGACCTGCACGTCACCGACCACAGGGGCGTCACCCGGGTCTACGGGGACGGCACGGGCGAACCCGTCCATGTTCGCTTTACGACGGCGGCGGTGGAACGGGCGGTGGTCTCCAATCCCGAGCTCAAGCTCGGCGAAGCCTATATGGACGGCACCTTCGTCGTCGAAAAAGGCTCGATCTACGATTTCCTCGACATCGTCCTGCGCCGCGACGATCCCACGCACCTGCCGTGGTGGATCATCGCCGAGCGCGTCTACCGCTACCTCACCCGCCGCGTCCGGCAGTTCAATCCGATCGGCAAGGCCAAGGACAACGTCGCCCATCACTACGATCTCGACGGGCGCATGTACGACTTGTTCCTCGATTCCGACAGGCAATATTCCTGCGCCTATTTCGAGACCCCGACCGCGACGCTGGAGCAGGCCCAGCTCGCCAAGAAGCGGCATCTGGCCGCCAAGTTGCAGATCGAGAAGGGCCAGCGCGTGCTCGACATCGGTTCGGGCTGGGGCGGGTTGGGCCTCTATATCGCCGAGACCAACCCCGTTTCCGTCGTCGGCGTGACACTCAGCGAGGAACAACACGCGCTGAGCCGGTCGCGCGCCGAGAAGAAGGAACTGGACGACCGCGTCGATTTCCGCCTGCAGGACTATCGTACGCTCGAGGGCAAGTTCGACCGTATCGTCTCGGTGGGCATGTTCGAGCATGTCGGTGTCGGCCACTATCCGGAATTCTTCGCCAAGGTCCGCGATCTCCTCACCGACGACGGCGTGATGGTTCTGCACTCCATCGGCCGCTTCGGCCCGCCCGGGGAGACAAATTCCTGGATCCAGAAGTACATCTTCCCCGGCGGCTATATCCCCTCGCTGTCGGAAGTGCTGCCGGTGATCGAGAAGACCGGCTTGTTCGTCACCGATATCGAGATCCTTCGACTGCACTATGCGGAGACGCTGAGGGAGTGGCGCCGCCGCTTCCTGGCCAATTGCGAGCAGGCGGCCGGGCTCTACGACGAGCGCTTCTGCCGGATGTGGGAGTTCTACCTGGCCGGATCGGAAGTCTCGTTCCGCAATCAGGGCATGATGAACTTCCAGATCCAGCTCTCCAAGACGCTGGAGACCGTGCCGCTGACACGCGGCTATATCGGCGATGCCGAAGAGGCGCTGCGCAAGCGCGACAGCGCGCTGATTCCCCGCAAGGAAGCGGCGGAGTGA